GTCCCTTATACATTACATGCCGAAGCCGGGGGGTTTTAAAAATCCCTTACCTTTTGtaacgagagaaagaaatgtaCGCAACAATACAACTTGTAGTATCCGACTCGTATACACTTTCTGCGTCGTCATCCGATAATTTCAATCGGCTATACGGAAGATGATGAGCATCTTTCAACATCAGCAACTGACAGCAAagcaaaaaagatttcttacGGAGGTTGCCCTTTAACTTATAAAGGACTTGAACGTCGCCCATTTGGAGATGCGATAAATGAAATGTTGTTAGCCGGAACTACCTAttcaaattacaaataaaaatgacacGTCATTTCCTGACGAATGCACAACTTAAATAATGAACAAAACTCTTTCTGGTTCTACATCTGCACTGTCATCCAAGAGGTATAAAAAGAGGCGATCCTCGACTGTATGGCTATCAGTTGACTTCACCAAAGAGCTGAGCCAACAGCCAACTAAAAAAGTACAAACGAATTCTAAAAACAGTTTATGAAAAAGATTGAACGTTGCCCCTCAGAATCTCTTGAAATCGACTCCAATTTCCGTTAAACTTTCGAAAGGAAAAAGCaactcaaaaatttaaaaagtgccACGTACAAATGGGAggaacaaaattgaaaaaaactagaagttggaaaattttaaacactATCGCTCTTTAAATTGTGGGACTCGTGCTGTAACGGCGCCTTTGAAAAAGAGCACACAAATAATATTCCACACTTGACTTTGTGGAAAAGGCGACAGTCTGCAAGTAAGTAAACTCATACGAGCCATACTCAAATTGGAATTCTTGAATTTTCACGCttaatattcaaattattccGTTGAATTGAACTTTATCTCAGAATAAGCAATGGATATGAACGCAAGCGACAAATACGGGAGAACTCGACTGCATCGCACTATCGAGTCCAGATCGGCAATCGAAATTAACGACCAGCGGGCGATTGAGACTCTAGTGGCCGAAGTCAACACGTTACTGAACGACGGAGCGAACGTCAACACGACGACAAATGCAGAAAGAGATGAGATGACGCCGCTTCACGCAGCCGCAAGTCATTGGAGGGATATTCCCATCAAGCTGTTCCGCAGACTCCTCGAAAAATCCAACCCGCGCACAATCAACGCACGAAACAGCCGCGGGAAAACTGTTCTCCATTTGGCTTTCGCTCATCGTTCCGAGATGATTGCTACGCAATTGCTTCAGCACACCAGACCTGATGTTAACGGTGTTTTAAAGGTTGTGGTCGACGTTGGCATCAAAGACATTGCCGGCCTCACTCCACTCGATGTAGCCGCACGGTGGCAGGACATTCCATCGCACCTGTTCAACAACATCCTGGACCTGACCGTTTTAAATCCCATGGAAAATGCTCTGgctcacgcaagagcaattaATTCAGGTCCCACAATTCGACAATTACAGACATGGATCTACGTTTTAACTTCCATTCAACAGCAAAGTAAATCTTGTTGAACGAATATCCCATCGCCTATCCATGATCCGAAGAATGATCAATGCTCGCGTCTTCTACATTTACAGAACAGTGCCAATTGTTAGCACAAGTATTTGTATCTCTAGAACATGTGTTATGaatataaaattaactttCCGGGGTGACTTTTACAGATGAGTGATGACATGTTTCAAAAACCGAGATTGACATTTACTAGAAATTGTCGTACAATTGGCTTCCAGATTTCAACTTACTTCAATATCATACCTGTCGATTgaacagaaaaatcaaattcacctTAAAGTATGAGCTTGCCAGCTATTTTAAACGATTGGCGATTGACGAATAAGAATCACAAGTAAATTGAATGTTTTCCTACCTTCTTCACGGTGAAATGACGATGGCTGGATGCTGTGTAAAAGATGGACAGATGAAATAAGGGTCTTGACTTGGTTGCTCTCTCATCAGCCGTGATTTTGACATCCCCTACGATTGGATTTCATTATTTATGCTGTGGTTGAGCAAATAATTAGACCAACTTTTTGATTGTCCGGCTATGGCTGCCAGGATAAGCAGGGTGAACTGTTTTCCTTACCGcgtgtttcttttgttgttgataaCATTTCCGCGGAATAAAACAGTTTGGCCATCTTCTCATGTCCCCCACCGGTAGACCAGCGTCAGGGTAGTATTCAAGATATAGAGTCCGTCTTAGAATCCAGCAGAGGTGTTCTCGGCGATGCTGAACAAAGAAATTCCATTCCAGCTGGCGTAGCAAAGCAGAGACTAGAACCTAGAAGACTGAACAGGTGACACACTCCAGCGGCATTGTACCTGCAGGCAATGTAAGACGaaagggaagaggttgtcaaTAATCCTAGAGTGGCAAATGCTATATAGAGGCGGTACAACTCTAGGTTAAAACAGGATCAAATGGAGTTGCCCGTCTCAGTGCTAAGCAAGACTGATATTAAATATTGCAATTAAATGTTGTTATGAGgcggaaaatgaaaacaaacttacCACTCGCTATTGTATTGATATCGAATATTTCCGTCAGAATTTGCCCGTCGAGAAGTTGGCTATTTCAAACTCATTGGTGCTGGTGCTGATGAGTGTGGGGTCGTTCCCAGTCCATCTTGCGTTCAAAAGTGACTGGCGCAGTGACCATTAAAGTGGTTTTGGTTGAGACTATAGACTCGATTAGAAGATGGCTCGTTGGCTGTAATATGCAATGATCAGAGAGTTTCGAACAAATTAATTTGCGCAATGATGATTTTTTCCTCCCAACTTACGTAATTTTAACGACTGGAGACCGGACGCTGGAACAGCACCGTCTTGAAAAGTAGATCCAAAGTGCAGCTTACAGTTATGAATTCAGTCGGTTAAAGGTGATCCATTTTCAATCTATTTTAGAATAATACAGATTATACAACTGCATGACTTTGGTAAAGCATTAAGACTGGACCTGTATGTCGAAATAGTAACGGAAACATCTTGTGTTGTACTGGAGTGTTCTTCTGCATTCATCAGTCGATTTCCCTCGAATGGTTAACGTTATGAAGAATTATTTGGTTAAAAGACGCGATGGCGATCatactaaaaagaaaattgggtTTTAATGTTATGTTGGCACAAAGAACATGACAACCCAGATAGCACACTGCCGTTCCAAAGACGTCCCAAacacgtcactttgagacgtctgagatgtacttggaacatagcagattcccaagtttacattcctTGGACGTCTTTTACGTCTAGCCAATGTCCGCTTCGCCGAGATCCGATGGCGGTCCCTATCCCGTCCCATGGGATGGACTTTAGACGTActtgggacggaaaaaggaaatcaagaagttattaataataaatctttttctggactctgaatttcgttccttttttctttactcttttttttatgggtGTTTATTGTGCcgacattttttcacgaacgCTTATCAGGATATCCGGACGACAAGTTTATTTGTCAGAGTATGCAATGCGGTATGTTACCGGTCACATTATAAATCAATTGGATACGAACAACAAAGTTGAACAAATATGTAACCTGAAtcggggatcgaacccggatcgTCGTGGTGAGAAGCCAATACTATACAGATGATCCACGCATTCTTATTTGGAAATCTAAAGATAGAgataataataagatttttgaaccaaactttgccgcgaaaagacaaagacagtttctccgaaattttctaagtgtcgagaaggaaccaaaatataaaaacgggacgcatcagagacttctacgagagggagtaaaaaatgaaGTATCCGACAAGATTAAAATGAGTAACGTGTTCAAATAAGGGCTGGCAATGGGACATCTTAGAGATTCCCCTGTGCCCACCGCACCACCCGCACGGCTTTGGCCCCGCCTTGGGACAAGAATTCCTATCTGGGAACACAGCAATAAATTTGACTTGCCtcgcttttctttcattctattACGTGTCGTTGCCACAGAACAGACGTATCGATGTCACTCATCTTAATTCCCTAAATACTGATGCCCTGTAAATGCTGATGCACTATTCAAACATGTAAAAAGGATCTGTTAATCGATTCGTTGTTTAAAGCAATGCTATTACGTTTTGTTGAGTAGCAATGGTCGTTTGGATGATGAGCAGTCTTGTCCAGTTCATCCAGGATGTGGctcttgttttcaaaaggaacagctgaaattttttccattccCAACCAAGGTAGTCACAAAAGTTGGAATGAAAAGAGGCTTTAGACGTCTGCCGGTGGGTGAGAGCTAGATTTTCACGTTGTAACAGGACGATGACCAATGCAGAGTAGAAGAAAGATCCACTAATGGGAAAGACTTTAAGCTCAGAGTCAGGGAATAgcctgaaaacaaaatattcaattaaGAAAGTTaagcgaaaataaaatttagagtTAATGACCTGAGCTTGGTTTTCCAATCTGCCAGAGAACACTGTTTCAAACTTaccaatgaattttttttccaaacacaGGTGTCTTTAAGTGTTTAAACATAACGATTTATTTTGACATTTCTGCTTTACTATTGCAACTGtataacaaattttcaatagaagcTGTGCTTACGACAATAAAACACGATTACTTTCTAAGTTTAATGGGAGTACAAACAGCATTTTcgtaaacaaattaaaagaaagaatgaatcaactcaagaaaacaaattaaaatgttgAGCATCTCCCATGCAGATATTAACAGGCAATAAGCCAGTGGATGTACTGGTTAGGTTGATACAATGGCCTCTTCCTTTAAAAACCTGGACAATAGTCTATCAACACAAATATGATAATATAATGAATGGACAAAGTGTTTACAAATACTTGTGGAGATACAAATTCTTTTTACTCTACCTTAGTTACATATTAGCTGAATCATTTAGTAGGCCTTTTCAGTTTTCTACCGTTCTGCCACTGGTGTCCacccgtttcggcacttttttcggcactttcAATTTTGGCGTTTTCGGCACCCATATAAAACGCTTGGTCCCCCCTTGTATTTAAAATCTCCtcgttcattaaaaaatctttccatTTCGGCACTAATATTCTCCGTTTCGGCACAAATTGTGTCTTTTTCGGCACCAACTGTATCCGTTTcggcacaaaaacaaaaaaaaatttttcaagtaatCCAGGGGTGATTTTCATTTCCTCCATCAAATTCACCACGTCTACCTCTGCCTCGCACAATCCGCACAGAATCACCCCTAACCTCGTCATCAACTCCTCCAGAAAAGTTTGGGAATGCGTTTTGTGCAAAGATGTGGGAGACAATATTATAAggcaaataaaggaaataggCTACTTCTAATCTCTGAAGTCAtcttaagaaaaaaacgggTAAAGAtggtaaaaatgattctgatgATATGAATTTAGACTTCCGAGTCTAATGAATGGCCAGTCGTCTCATGTAGGAATCGAACCATTCTATCCCGCATATTAGTCGAATGCTATGCCACTGTGCCATGAGTCCCTATTCAGCTGAAAGAAGGGCAAGTAGAAATCGTACCAAATTTACTAAATAAGACAACCAGATGTATCTCATTTCCGACCTTACGATTACTCCATTCATTTTTGCATGGTTAGTTATAAAATATGCATCTTAGTTATAAAATGAATTTCGTCTAATACATTTTATTATATCAGAGATTAAAACCCGGATGTCCCGCACTCAAGCTGAATACTATGCTTACACGCCAAGAACTCAGTTCAAAGAAGTACGAGAACAGATCGcgccaattttcattttaaccgATACTAAGCAGCAATATATCTGAAAATATAGATCTATATAAGATATCGATACATCTGAAATCTGAAATTGACGATAAATCGCCATCCCTAATAATAATGAGCAAATAAACTTTATGAATAAATAATCTAAGATCTGAGAAATTTATATAGCACTTGATAATAAAGCGTCTGTAAAGAAAAGTCGAAGTCGACAGCACCAAGGGCAATTAAAGGTCCCAACTCTAAAGCCGACGACGGCCGTACGACCAAGAGAGAAAGTAAGGAAGGTCGGGCCGTCCTTAACCCGAACGCCATCCGGACGTTGCGAAGCGGAAAGAGGTATgacgttttctctctcttataagatgtgaaaaaaggacaaatcAGTTCAGTTCGATTGTTCCTTCCGGATCGAAAACAGATTCCTATTGTGAACCCCATTTGTGACTCGCTCGTCTTAAACCTTATTAACCTGTGTGAATCTTTGATTGTGAACAACTATTGATTAAATACTTCCCCATTACGGGCTCGTGGGTGAATAGGTGCGTCGTGTGAGCGTTCACCCACGGGACTAGCACTGGGAGTTTGGCTTAGTGAACTGATTAAGCATTCTCCCAGTTGCGGTACTGTTGGCGTCAACTCTTCGGAAGAAACCCGCTGTCAAGTAAGAAGAAGGTCCATCCAGACCTATGTTTTGTGTTGTGTCGCCTTTCGGTTCCCCTCTGCCTAGGTTTTTACAGCGTCTAAGAACAAAGTGGACAAAATTTCACAATATATTATAACACGACACCTAGTGGAATTTATTGTTTACGAATTTTGGGGGTGGTGCCGAAACAGACAAtaatagtgccgaaacggacaaAAGTGGCTAAGAAAACATGCATCGAAATACCAATACTTAGGACCAACTCTGGTGGCGGTGCcgaaaaatacaattacagtgccgaaacggaaaaaattgGTGCCTAAACCGCCAAAATtcaaagtgccgaaaaaagtgccgaaacgggtGGCAACCCTGCCACTTTCTTGAAAACTTCCATGCATAATTCAAGGTGATTCTTAAACAAATTCTGCCATGAGGGATGAGAACAAAGcattttgcaatttttcaCTGTAAACTCCATGGCTTCTTCAAGTAGCTCAGGAATGACGTGGATTTTAGACCAGATCAACACCTCAATGGCGTTTTCAATGTTCAGTTGCATCATCAACATTTCAACACATTCATTTTTCAGCTCCTCGACGTTGTACTTGACAGCAGCTTCGTACAGCAACATAGTGTTCATTTGCTCACTCCTTGTTAGTTGGGGAACTTCACTCGTGTACAAATAGTGCAATAAGTGTCTGAACACTTGCACTTCAATGTCTTCAATGAGCACCACATTGTTTAGCGATTTCTTGAGTGAAGACTGGAACATGTCAGCAAACACGGGACTGCTGGCTGATAGGATAACGATGTGGGCACCAATAGATTGtccatttttaaattggaatTGGACATCACAATAAGTTTGATTGCATAGACTTTGAGCTATCTTTTTGTTCCTGTTGGCCAGTCTTTCTTCGTTTGTGCCATAATCAATCCAAATCATGAACGGACATTCCTTAACTTCAGAAGTTTCATGCTGTAAAAACACTTCCCAGAAATTATTGTAGTTGTTTAATTCTAACACTTCATTGGGGTGTACACTTCCAGCATTTTCAATCCAAACCTTTTTGGGCTGTTTGACTACCAAATCTTCCAAGTTTTCTTCAGATAGTACCAGCGACTCATTCAATTTATGACTTTTCTTGCTTGGCTCTTTTCCATCAATCGATTCCTCGTCAACAACTTTCGGCTGCGTCACTACTGTAATCACATACTGGTGTGGGTACACTTTCAAGGAGATTAATACAGAACGGCCTAGCTGAGAACCACATAGTTCAATCTTTATACTATTGTTCCGGAGGATACGCTTTGAGTGTTTCCAGTAGATTCGGAATAATCCATGACGAACTTCTTTAACTCCACTCGTAACAACGTCAGACATTTTCTACTTCAAGCACTTCCAGTTCTTATTCTAATGAGTCATGGACGCCGAGTGGCGTATTATTTTTTGAGGGGGTGGGGACTAAAAAATTTGCAGGTATGACACACCGTTGCCATCtcgaattgaatatttttgaaaaaatttgctattttatcGATGAAAATCGTTATGCGTATCAGGGTAATACAATAATACCATAATCTCCTACTGAGCTCTCTGATTCCCCATTATATAATAACAATTAAGGTAAATAAGTGGTAAAAGaggaaacaaacattttgcgGGAAACGGCCGTAACGGTTTATATCTTGTCATTACGAGGGTTACAAACTTAATTGGAGATTCGAGGGCAAAAAATCGTTGAACTGATACCTTTTTTTcaagacattttttattattggaaatGCATTggttatatttttaattttatccaTCAAAAGGCCACATTGCCAATCCAGCAGTCgatcaaatcatttcaagaaaaaaatacattttcattctcATTTCGTCAATCTAAATGTTTATCTAATGTTACAAAGTTCTCCTCTTCTAGTCTTCTATCCTAGTGATATAATTAAAACCCAGTTATAAAAGAAACACACTTTGTCCTAAACTATCCAAGCCAATATTTCTTGATTCTTCCAAACGCATTATCTGCGGCATGTTTGTCTTTCACCCAATATCTTTGAATGTAACTTTGGAACCACGGCACGGTGAAATTGTCCAACGCTTGTGACGTAACAATGTCTGTCAATTGGGATGGAATTCCTTGTGGTTTGGGATCGGCCATTTGGATGAGGTTGAAGCAAAATGATACGCAACTCTGTTTGCGGTAATAGAAAGGTTCCGAATGTAACGAACCTGACGTCGAACTTGTCGAACTTATCACGTTCAATACAGAAGTTTGGCCAACAATATCGGCCACAAAGGTGTAGGGCGTTTTACCAACAGATATCTCTGGTTTTTTAATATCGATGTGTTCTTCTGCTACTTTCAATGTGACATCCGCCGGTTTGATTCCGTTGTAATGGAGGAATTTTTCGTGGATGCCATTAATGGCTTCATCCGTGACGTTGACGATTTCGTATACGCCAGTGGGTCGGCATTTGTCTTCGTAGAAGAGATCCAATTCATGATGGAAGACGAGGGATGCGTTGACCCCCACCAAAGCTGTCGTTAGTGTACCCAACTCTTTCTTGACATCTCCATCGGGCCAGAAGCTGATGTGATACTTGTCCGTCTGCAGGGCGGCGTGGCCATACGGATTACCAATTTTGGGAGACCAGATGTAGACAATCGGCATTTCTAatctaaaaattattgaagGCAGGTGTAAATAATTAAGATGAATCTCGTACAGCCATAAGATATTTGGGTATcatataatcatttttttttttagataaaaaTTAGATAGATGAAACGACGCTCGTTTCCTTCTCGTTTGCCGCCATCTAGCCAATACTTTTTGAAGCTATCTTCTTCAGACGTTCTATTTCAAAAGGGTTTCCTAAATTTGatgtgaaatttattttgtaccAATCGCCATTGATTCTTTGTGTATACGATTTCTTCTCCTACTAGCCATGTCTTCCGGATTGAATCCGTCCCAACTGGTGGGCGGTGCTGGTCATATGCGCCAATCATGGATGGAAAATGTCTTCCTATAGCAACAGTTATTGCTACTTCAACTATTAGCTCACAAACTTTGTTATCAAGACGTCAAAACCTTTCTCGACTTGCCCTTTAGGCCGTTAGTTGTGTCCGAACTCGCACTTGTCCTTATCGGGCAGGTTACCAGATAAGCCGACATTTCCCAACAACCCAAACAACGGCAAAACCAAACTGTAAAATGTGTCGAGATTAATTGTTGCGTAATAAAATCTTAACTTTCAACTAAAGACTAAAATCAGGCAGTAAATGATTCGTTGTTGTACTATTTTATATTTAGTCACTAATGTTGCCATATTCCGTGCTGTGTGCCTATCGGAtggaaaaattcaatcatCAACTACAAgtcaaataaattcatagcAGACATATAATTGTCTACTTTTTCTCGCCGCAAGTGCCacccttgtttttatttttattctttttgttgtcTCCATAATTTCCCGCACTGAAATCAATCGGCACATCGCGGAATCCCCCAATCTGTCCAGATTGGGAACTGTTGGACTTGGTCTTCTCCTGATCCTTCGAGTCTTTCTTGTCGTCGGGGTCGGGCATTTTCCTGCAGACGGAAACTCTGTTATAAAGTACCCGATGATGTGTTAGACCACAGAATCGAACTAGTCTTATTATTTCTAACGACGACAGCAACAAACTGTGGGCACCCAAACTATACAACATATGTAGAGTCCATCAAATAATATAACGACGAAGAAGATTAGAACGAATCTATACTCTATTCCAGCTTTATTCACTATACGTAAAACAATTCCGTGACCAATCACCACATTTAAGGTGACtgatacaaaaataataagaataataattttagcTACTCACTTGTGGCAGTTCCAGTTGGTCCTGCTAAGTTACTCATAACTGCACTATATTTTATAGGCGGATTTCTTTATAGGTTTCGTAGAATATAGATAACAATATAACATTGGACCCGAGTGGGCATTACTGAATATAACGCATTTTTCCGTTTGTTTGTCGTATACAAATTGTGAAATCACATTTCAAACTGTACGGCTTTTTTTATCTTATATAACTAGCGCGGCCTGTGACATTGCCACTTTTTGGGCTCGAATTATGAGATAGTCGGTAGTTCAGataaggctgctgctgcctacaCAATTTCTGGTAAATtcgaatttatttgttttgtctaAATATTTATTCCATGTTTAATGGGAGATAATCAAGACTGTCGCACTTTGTTAAGCAccacaaacaaaacgaaacttAAATAAAACGCCGAAATTTGTCCTATCCAGcaagggaaaaagaatgtcCAGTCATTCCAGGGATAGTATAAGATGGATAATATTCCAGGATTGATCCCCTCGTCGCATTTGATAAAACTTTGGCTCCACATTAACATGAGAAACAGATTTTCGCAGATGTAGACCTTTAAATGACCATATCAAAGCGTTAAGTTAATTTTAAGGTAAAGGCATAATTAATGCTTTTGAATCAAGAGTTGTTAACTCACAGACTGATACCGATGCCATTTGATCGGTTAGGTCGGATTGCATCACCACGTTTTTAAATTCCATTCATTATTAAcgggaagaaaaatttgaacgaTTTGATAAAAGTTTGCGAGCAAATGGCAACGGTGTATCATCCGTGCAACTTTGGCGCTGATAGAAGCAGAAGAAAACTAGAAACTAGAAAATGTCTGACGTGGTGAGTGATGTTGAAGAAGTTCGTCATGGGTTATTCCGAATCTGCTGGAAACACACGAAGCGTATCCTCGGAATCAGTAACATCAATTGCAAAGAGATT
This sequence is a window from Daphnia pulicaria isolate SC F1-1A chromosome 7, SC_F0-13Bv2, whole genome shotgun sequence. Protein-coding genes within it:
- the LOC124350009 gene encoding uncharacterized protein LOC124350009, which codes for MDMNASDKYGRTRLHRTIESRSAIEINDQRAIETLVAEVNTLLNDGANVNTTTNAERDEMTPLHAAASHWRDIPIKLFRRLLEKSNPRTINARNSRGKTVLHLAFAHRSEMIATQLLQHTRPDVNGVLKVVVDVGIKDIAGLTPLDVAARWQDIPSHLFNNILDLTVLNPMENALAHARAINSGPTIRQLQTWIYVLTSIQQQSKSC
- the LOC124349971 gene encoding uncharacterized protein LOC124349971, which produces MPIVYIWSPKIGNPYGHAALQTDKYHISFWPDGDVKKELGTLTTALVGVNASLVFHHELDLFYEDKCRPTGVYEIVNVTDEAINGIHEKFLHYNGIKPADVTLKVAEEHIDIKKPEISVGKTPYTFVADIVGQTSVLNVISSTSSTSGSLHSEPFYYRKQSCVSFCFNLIQMADPKPQGIPSQLTDIVTSQALDNFTVPWFQSYIQRYWVKDKHAADNAFGRIKKYWLG